A region from the Arachis ipaensis cultivar K30076 chromosome B01, Araip1.1, whole genome shotgun sequence genome encodes:
- the LOC107625263 gene encoding transmembrane and coiled-coil domain-containing protein 4 isoform X2 yields MQLQQWLLRLLAEESDDGSSERSDQELALSKVVDGILLGMEENLSSSKAKRGKLIEYEHHCREKFSSADVNPNSEKIDVPFEAQKNTTPSVDCKDSQGFVHGQIDEKPIEEVTMLSDQRKVTVLYELLSACLSDLGEDNKRYTRRRKGYDARHRVALRLLATWLDVKWTKMESIETMVSSAAMAIIKEQESKKEESQLNESKWAKWKRRGIIGAAAVTGGTLLAVTGGLAAPAIAAGLGALAPTLGTLIPVIGASGFAAAFSAAGTVAGSVAVAASFGAAGAGLTGSKMARRVGGVEEFEFKAVGENHKQGRLSVEVMVSGFVFEKEDFLRPWEGQHDYSERYALQWESKNLIAVSTAIQDWLTSRLAMELMKRGAMMTVLSTLLTALAWPAALLAATDFIDSKWTIAINRADKAGKLLAKVLLSGVHGNRPVTLVGYSLGARVIFKCLRYLSQTENSAEIVERVVLLGAPIPIKDENWEAARKMVAGRFINAYSRNDWMLGVAFRASLLTKGLSGIQPVNIPGIQNVDVTNHIEGHSSYLWATRQIIDDLQLDTYYPVYNNILCIS; encoded by the exons ATGCAGCTTCAACAATGG CTCTTGAGATTGCTTGCAGAAGAATCTGATGATGGTTCTTCTGAAAGGTCAGATCAAGAACTTGCTTTATCAAAAGTTGTTGATGGTATACTACTTGGCATGGAAGAAAATTTAAGCTCTTCCAAGGCTAAAAGGGGAAAGCTTATCGAATATGAGCATCATTGTCGTGAGAAATTTTCATCTGCCGATGTTAATCCTAATTCTGAAAAGATAGATGTGCCATTCGAAGCTCAGAAGAACACTACCCCTTCTGTTGATTGTAAAGATTCCCAGGGGTTTGTCCATGGCCAAATTGATGAGAAACCAATTGAAGAGGTGACGATGCTTAGTGATCAAAGAAAAGTGACTGTTCTCTATGAACTTCTTTCAGCTTGTCTTTCAGATTTAGGTGAAGATAACAAGAGATATACACGGAGAAGAAAAGGTTATGATGCTCGGCATCGTGTGGCTTTGCGGTTGCTAGCAACTTGGCTTGATGTCAAGTGGACAAAAATG GAGTCCATTGAGACCATGGTTTCATCTGCGGCAATGGCTATAATTAAAGAACAAGAATCCAAAAAAGAAGAAAGtcaattaaatgaaagcaagtgGGCTAAATGGAAGCGTCGTGGGATTATTGGTGCTGCTGCTGTAACTGGGGGAACTTTGTTGGCTGTTACTGGTG GGTTGGCCGCACCAGCAATTGCTGCAGGACTAGGTGCTTTGGCCCCAACTTTGGGTACTCTGATCCCTGTAATTGGAGCAAGTGGATTTGCTGCAGCTTTTAGTGCTGCAGGAACTGTTGCTGGTTCTGTTGCTGTTGCTGCATCATTTGGAG CTGCGGGAGCTGGACTTACTGGAAGCAAAATGGCTAGGAGAGTTGGTGGTGTTGAAGAATTTGAATTCAAAGCTGTAGGAGAAAACCATAAGCAAGGT AGGCTAAGTGTGGAGGTCATGGTCTCTGGATTTGTTTTTGAGAAGGAAGACTTTTTAAGGCCATGGGAAGGACAGCATGACTACTCAGAGAG ATATGCACTGCAGTGGGAGTCCAAGAATCTGATTGCCGTGAGCACTGCAATTCAAGATTGGCTTACTTCAA GACTTGCAATGGAGTTGATGAAACGAGGGGCAATGATGACTGTTCTGAGCACACTTTTAACTGCATTGGCTTGGCCTGCCGCGTTACTTGCAGCGACTGATTTCATAGATAGTAAATGGACAATTGCTATCAATAG AGCAGATAAAGCAGGAAAGTTGCTTGCTAAAGTCTTATTAAGTGGAGTACATGGAAATAG GCCTGTGACACTTGTAGGTTACTCACTCGGAGCAAGAGTTATTTTCAAGTGTCTTCGGTATTTGTCCCAGACAGAAAACAGTG CCGAAATAGTAGAAAGAGTTGTTCTTCTTGGAGCACCAATCCCAATCAAGGACGAGAACTGGGAAGCTGCTAGAAAG ATGGTAGCAGGAAGGTTTATAAATGCTTATTCAAGGAATGACTGGATGCTCGGAGTTGCCTTCCGCGCCAG cCTATTAACGAAAGGATTATCTGGAATCCAACCGGTCAATATACCTGGGATCCAAAAT GTCGATGTCACAAACCACATTGAAGGCCATTCTTCTTATCTGTGGGCAACCCGTCAGATCATCGATGATCTTCAATTGGATACTTACTATCCCGTTTATAACAACATTCTTTGTATATCTTGA
- the LOC107625263 gene encoding transmembrane and coiled-coil domain-containing protein 4 isoform X3: MEENLSSSKAKRGKLIEYEHHCREKFSSADVNPNSEKIDVPFEAQKNTTPSVDCKDSQGFVHGQIDEKPIEEVTMLSDQRKVTVLYELLSACLSDLGEDNKRYTRRRKGYDARHRVALRLLATWLDVKWTKMESIETMVSSAAMAIIKEQESKKEESQLNESKWAKWKRRGIIGAAAVTGGTLLAVTGGLAAPAIAAGLGALAPTLGTLIPVIGASGFAAAFSAAGTVAGSVAVAASFGAAGAGLTGSKMARRVGGVEEFEFKAVGENHKQGRLSVEVMVSGFVFEKEDFLRPWEGQHDYSERYALQWESKNLIAVSTAIQDWLTSRLAMELMKRGAMMTVLSTLLTALAWPAALLAATDFIDSKWTIAINRADKAGKLLAKVLLSGVHGNRPVTLVGYSLGARVIFKCLRYLSQTENSAEIVERVVLLGAPIPIKDENWEAARKMVAGRFINAYSRNDWMLGVAFRASLLTKGLSGIQPVNIPGIQNVDVTNHIEGHSSYLWATRQIIDDLQLDTYYPVYNNILCIS; this comes from the exons ATGGAAGAAAATTTAAGCTCTTCCAAGGCTAAAAGGGGAAAGCTTATCGAATATGAGCATCATTGTCGTGAGAAATTTTCATCTGCCGATGTTAATCCTAATTCTGAAAAGATAGATGTGCCATTCGAAGCTCAGAAGAACACTACCCCTTCTGTTGATTGTAAAGATTCCCAGGGGTTTGTCCATGGCCAAATTGATGAGAAACCAATTGAAGAGGTGACGATGCTTAGTGATCAAAGAAAAGTGACTGTTCTCTATGAACTTCTTTCAGCTTGTCTTTCAGATTTAGGTGAAGATAACAAGAGATATACACGGAGAAGAAAAGGTTATGATGCTCGGCATCGTGTGGCTTTGCGGTTGCTAGCAACTTGGCTTGATGTCAAGTGGACAAAAATG GAGTCCATTGAGACCATGGTTTCATCTGCGGCAATGGCTATAATTAAAGAACAAGAATCCAAAAAAGAAGAAAGtcaattaaatgaaagcaagtgGGCTAAATGGAAGCGTCGTGGGATTATTGGTGCTGCTGCTGTAACTGGGGGAACTTTGTTGGCTGTTACTGGTG GGTTGGCCGCACCAGCAATTGCTGCAGGACTAGGTGCTTTGGCCCCAACTTTGGGTACTCTGATCCCTGTAATTGGAGCAAGTGGATTTGCTGCAGCTTTTAGTGCTGCAGGAACTGTTGCTGGTTCTGTTGCTGTTGCTGCATCATTTGGAG CTGCGGGAGCTGGACTTACTGGAAGCAAAATGGCTAGGAGAGTTGGTGGTGTTGAAGAATTTGAATTCAAAGCTGTAGGAGAAAACCATAAGCAAGGT AGGCTAAGTGTGGAGGTCATGGTCTCTGGATTTGTTTTTGAGAAGGAAGACTTTTTAAGGCCATGGGAAGGACAGCATGACTACTCAGAGAG ATATGCACTGCAGTGGGAGTCCAAGAATCTGATTGCCGTGAGCACTGCAATTCAAGATTGGCTTACTTCAA GACTTGCAATGGAGTTGATGAAACGAGGGGCAATGATGACTGTTCTGAGCACACTTTTAACTGCATTGGCTTGGCCTGCCGCGTTACTTGCAGCGACTGATTTCATAGATAGTAAATGGACAATTGCTATCAATAG AGCAGATAAAGCAGGAAAGTTGCTTGCTAAAGTCTTATTAAGTGGAGTACATGGAAATAG GCCTGTGACACTTGTAGGTTACTCACTCGGAGCAAGAGTTATTTTCAAGTGTCTTCGGTATTTGTCCCAGACAGAAAACAGTG CCGAAATAGTAGAAAGAGTTGTTCTTCTTGGAGCACCAATCCCAATCAAGGACGAGAACTGGGAAGCTGCTAGAAAG ATGGTAGCAGGAAGGTTTATAAATGCTTATTCAAGGAATGACTGGATGCTCGGAGTTGCCTTCCGCGCCAG cCTATTAACGAAAGGATTATCTGGAATCCAACCGGTCAATATACCTGGGATCCAAAAT GTCGATGTCACAAACCACATTGAAGGCCATTCTTCTTATCTGTGGGCAACCCGTCAGATCATCGATGATCTTCAATTGGATACTTACTATCCCGTTTATAACAACATTCTTTGTATATCTTGA